The Amaranthus tricolor cultivar Red isolate AtriRed21 chromosome 14, ASM2621246v1, whole genome shotgun sequence DNA window ataaaaaattcaGTCTTAACAATGTTCACCACTATTAGTTGTAATTTAACTGACACCTACACTACTATGTATTTTGGAATTTACAAGTCCATAAGTGCAATTAACCTTTTGTAGAAAGTCTTGATCTAGGCAACCAAATACAACAGGTGGATCATCTGAAGTAGTCACCTTCCCATCGTTTTGAAGCTCCAAGACCACCTGTTCACAATCAgcaaaaaacattaataatgtACTTAAAAGACATTATGATATTCTGTGAGAAACTATCTTTTATATGTTTTTGCAACAAACGATCTCTTATCAAAAACATTGTGcataaacaaacaattaacaGAATCCATCGAGTTGGCTGGTGTTTCTATTTTTTAATCCCTATATAGTTTGAAAATTCCATAAGGAACtaccttataatttttttgcacaaaactacaACGTTGTTTCATACAAAACTTTTAAGAGAAAACAAGTCAACTGGAAAATAAAAGCGAACTTAATGAATGCGATTAAGTGGCAACGTCTcacaaaaaactttttaaaaggtAGTTTGTTGCATAAGTTGTTAATAATGACAGTTGCTTGCAAAATTTCCAATGTATTAAGTACAAACCACTAACAAAATAAAAGCATTGAAATCAACatacaatttataaaatttttctgGAGTAAAATTTTGATAGTTGTAAATTTGCAGAAGTGTTGGCTATTAATTATAAGTATTTGACGGagccaaataattttgttagtgaGTTTTCCATATTGATCTGCTTCGGTTCATGTAGTTAAACCCAAATTGTTGGAAATCGGCTTCTACATTATTGTTGTTGACTTAAAACTTTATTTTCCACGAATAACAAAGATGAAGTTATCATAGAAGATAACTTAAACATCATTGACATTCACAGCCATGGTTTATGATTTTACGATTGTTACGGCCTATTTTGCAGTCACAGCAACGATATGGTCGAGATATAGTGATGCCACCGACACATGTAATGCCTCCAAACAGTTGTTAGTAGAGAGGCTATTTACTCACAGTCTCACACAAGTCAGAAAGCTAGCATTGCTGGCATTATAATTAAAGCtgaaaactaaatttttttataaacagGAGGCAAAGATTTTATtaagtcaaaattaaaatttggaaAATTCCAAGTGGTAACCCTGAGTTTTTAGCTTTTCcacaaatgttttttaaatcCGCGTGGTGACCTTGAGCTTTCAACTTTTCTATGAGGTaaacaaaatgttaaattttggttaaattaagtacttaacTTGAATGGATTTCGAAAAATGTGGTTAATTcgacgtttttttttttaaatgtcattACGTTGGGTAAGAATAGCGTAAAGATAACAAACAAACTTCCCTTTTATCTATTACGTGGAAAAATTGGAAGGTGTCACTACGtggattaaaaaaatgtttgtctaccacgtggaaaagccGAAAATTCAAGGTTACCACATAGAAcccttaaaatttcaaaaaacaaacacTGGATTATAAATCTGATACATAAAGAAATAGTATATTCAATAAGAACTTCAAAAGTTCTTGTCAAAATGCCAGCTCCTACACATCAAGCTTCATCCAGTGGCTTCATAGATGTATGATTCTAAAAAATAGCAGAAAACAGACTATGTCCTAACAATTATGTTGAGAGGGGGAAGGTACCTGCTGTTTGCTTGGAACTTCTCCTTTGTGATCTGTGTCAATAACGTATTGGCTACAATTCTCATCCTTCCAGACCAATGCCAGTGGTGTATTTCCTGCTTGATACTGTGCATGCCTAAGAAAAGAAGAAGAGTTAGGCTACTTAGAGATCCTATTAGGTAGATCAAGTATTGGTCACTAGTTAAAAAATGCTAGACTATGAAATCAGATACATTTTCGAGCCTTGGACACTTGAAAACTGGCCTCATCGTAGTCACCCAATCATTTTTCTCTAAGCTTCACAATAGACTTCCATATACCACCATGGATTACAACACTCTAATTTATAGCTCAAAGATAAAAATTAGTATCGAAATGAgaaattaattcaaatttacACCAATTAAAATATATCTTCACTAAAAGCAGCAGCAAGTTCAGAGGCATGGCGGTACAATAGTTGCCACTTGCCAGAGAGTCAAATCGCAAACCAACAAAGAATAATAAAACAAGCTATTGCATGCTCAAGAAACCTTGATATGAATAAACTAACAAAATACCATAAACTGAGCTTTTGCATCTTATAAGAGGTAGCCTTTGAGAAGAAATGGCAACTAGCTTATGCCACCTCTAAGTATTTTTACCAATAGGCACTCTATCAGGTTCAagtataacaaataaaatacgCAATGGTTAAAAATATAAGCCATCGTGTTTATTTAGTCATGGACAACACtggtgtcacatgattcgctaatatCCTCGAGAATCGCGAATCGAGAAAAGCAAATTATGATcgattttgggctattcttgggcaaatttgagcaaatcacaaattcaaaaagcgaacTATGTTAGACTGGACAATGCTATCAGCATTTACAAAATGAGAGTGTATGATATAAAGCAGCTAGGCAATCTTAGTTCAAATGTCTTGGTTTCCAACATATAAgcaaaataaacaatgatccCAACATGGAAACTTTTAAGCAGAAAATATACAGCGTATGGGCAGTAGAGGGTCATACTTGTTATAAAATAAGAGACCATCTTTGACGTAAGGCACTTGTCCTGTATATGCTGAGAGCAGTCCACTTTGGTCACAGTTGTAGACAGGAACTGGACTAAACCGGTACTTGTGGTAATACGAAGGCACTTCACAAGCTCCACTCTCAGTAAGCTTGGAATTCAACCAGAAAAATCTGAACTCAGCGTTGCAATCATAAAGAGGGTATCCTCGCCAGCAAACCATGTCAATTACATAGTAAGTTTGGTCCATCTGTCGTCCACATTCATCAGATAAGTGAATGAAAGCAACAAGCTGTAGGtggaaaaacaagaaaatagAGAAAGACAGCTTCACCTCATGAAATATGCAATCAAGGATACAATACGACTGATCGAATCCAGAATTCTCTCTCGTTCTGGCTCCACAAGGTAGAGCAGATGGAAAATGATGCAGCACTGAACCATTACGTAGTCTACTAACAGTTGTCCCATTGATGGAAACCACAAAACATCTCTTTCCAGCCGGCCTAGCTAATACAAACCTGCAGAAGCACATTTGAGACATGAGTCAAGGATTAAATCAACCAAAAACCCAAGTTTAATATTTCAGAAACAACATCAAACGGTAATTGAATTAGATAAAGCAACATTCAACATTGGTTTGACGTCTTCTTACCCTCCCAAACCCTAATCATAGCtgttatgagcgggatatattgggtatgacgatgatgatgaaagTAACATTCATTTATATAAAATCCCACTTCCATTTATGAGAAGGTCAAATGTAGGGGTGTTAAACACCTCCATAGAATCCTAGACTGCGGGACAGTCCCGTTTGGCGACCACCTTGGATCATCCGTGTTGCCACCAAAATGGAAATACAAATTGATTGGACAAAGTGAGGTTCATTTTATATGAAATCCCACATTCATTTATGATTCAGTCCAATGTGATCAGTATAAACCatgaaaataaaaccaaatagAATGCAACCACAGCTGATAACAGGAACAAtgaaattatcaattataataGTATACAACATTAAGTAAACACAGAACATGGAGTTTGCCAAAACTTTCCtaaccacaaaaaaaaaagcaacatCTAATGAAAAACCCATGAAAAACACCATTACTGAAATTGACCAGAAAGGCAGACATTTTGAATTTAGAAGAATTTAACAAAAACCCACCACAGAAATCGGAAACGGAagcaaatcaataaaaaaaaactagaagtaaaagtaaaaaaaaaaaaaaaaaaaaaaaaaaaaaaaagcaaaccaGTCAAGAGAGAGACCCTCAGGAACATCGATCATCCATTCAGGCAACATCAATTGCCGAGCAAACCAGCGACGAGATTCTTGTCCACGGAGTTTAGAAGCTTGTCTAACATCCTCAATATGATCAACTTGAGAAATACTCTGTTgctcttcttcttctacttcttcctcctcttcgacatcaatggagaacgaagaAGACCGAATAGTAGGCTGATTGAAAGAAAGAAGGGTTGAAGCAAGACGGCGAGCATGGGATTGTGCATCAAATCGACTTTGTTGTTGGCGAAGAAGAGAAAGATCTCTCCTTTTCTGTTGGTCTGATATTGCCGGCCGTTTATACGCTCGCCGAATTTCGTGCATCggcatttttcaaattttcgattgAACTAATTACACTGCAcctcgataaattgaaaatgttcTTATCTACCTAAGAAACTTGAAAATTTGGACAGAGAATTTTGGGAATATATAGCCGGTCTGATGAGAGGGGTGTCTGACGTCTgcccattaaaacttaatatctaTTTGCcatatttttaatggttatttatattattcgtAATGCATATTTACGTatatttaatgtctatttacaatattcttaatgtatatttacagtatccttaatgcttacgcctacttacattattattaatgcatatttatcgtatccttaatgtctacttaccgtatcttTTATGCCCACCGCGTAAACGTGCAGTACTTACAACAATGTTTACTTACAACATCCTTAATGCCCATCGAGTAATTTACTCTACATTTTGTTTATGAGCCGGAATAATTAAAGATGGTCTCTTAAAAAGACTGTTAAATTTGTATATATGCTATGGTATGGTAATGAGTAGACCACCAAGAGCGAGGGATCAT harbors:
- the LOC130799949 gene encoding uncharacterized protein LOC130799949; the encoded protein is MPMHEIRRAYKRPAISDQQKRRDLSLLRQQQSRFDAQSHARRLASTLLSFNQPTIRSSSFSIDVEEEEEVEEEEQQSISQVDHIEDVRQASKLRGQESRRWFARQLMLPEWMIDVPEGLSLDWFVLARPAGKRCFVVSINGTTVSRLRNGSVLHHFPSALPCGARTRENSGFDQSYCILDCIFHEMDQTYYVIDMVCWRGYPLYDCNAEFRFFWLNSKLTESGACEVPSYYHKYRFSPVPVYNCDQSGLLSAYTGQVPYVKDGLLFYNKHAQYQAGNTPLALVWKDENCSQYVIDTDHKGEVPSKQQVVLELQNDGKVTTSDDPPVVFGCLDQDFLQKSGLSPGNLLRFSINDGGLTFVDGKLEKADLLYQDKTNRARAFADSYSKVVFQYMARNSPLRIDDLLGSISSQSDREIKDVEMSG